From the Psychrobacillus sp. FSL K6-4046 genome, one window contains:
- the sigG gene encoding RNA polymerase sporulation sigma factor SigG: MTRTKVELCGIDTSKLPLLTHEEMKALFIRLQAGEDSVKDELVMGNLRLVLSLVQRFAYRGEQADDLFQVGCIGLIKSIENFDLKHNVRFSTYAVPMIIGEIKRHLRDHHSVRVSRSLRDIAYKAMKAKEQYINEHLEEPTLEDLSKILEIPVEDILLSLDAIQDPVSLQEPIFSDGGDAIYMMDQLCDNDVSEDQWVTYFTVKESFQNLDSRQKKILTKRIYFGATQTEIATDLGLSQAQISRLEKSALSTIQNQLNPK; this comes from the coding sequence ATGACGAGAACAAAAGTTGAATTATGCGGCATTGACACATCAAAGCTTCCTTTACTAACCCACGAAGAAATGAAAGCATTATTTATTCGCTTACAAGCTGGCGAAGATTCGGTTAAAGATGAATTGGTAATGGGTAATTTAAGATTAGTTTTAAGTCTAGTACAGCGCTTCGCTTATAGAGGCGAGCAAGCAGATGACTTATTCCAGGTAGGTTGCATAGGGCTTATAAAGTCCATTGAAAATTTTGATTTAAAACATAATGTGCGTTTTTCCACATATGCAGTGCCTATGATCATTGGTGAGATAAAAAGACATTTGCGTGACCACCATTCTGTAAGAGTTTCTAGATCATTAAGAGATATTGCTTATAAGGCTATGAAAGCCAAGGAACAATATATTAACGAACATTTGGAAGAACCGACATTAGAGGATTTGTCTAAAATACTTGAGATACCAGTAGAAGATATATTACTATCGCTAGATGCAATTCAAGATCCTGTCTCTCTTCAAGAACCAATTTTCAGTGATGGAGGAGATGCTATTTATATGATGGATCAATTATGTGATAATGATGTATCAGAAGATCAATGGGTTACTTATTTTACGGTAAAAGAGAGTTTTCAAAACTTAGACTCGCGACAAAAGAAAATATTAACGAAAAGAATATACTTTGGTGCGACACAAACCGAAATAGCTACCGACCTGGGTCTCTCGCAGGCTCAAATCTCAAGACTAGAGAAAAGTGCTTTATCTACTATTCAAAATCAGTTAAATCCTAAATAA
- the sigE gene encoding RNA polymerase sporulation sigma factor SigE: protein MILNMLRRFYYWILSFRRKGVHYIGGSESLPKPLTRDEEREMLLAFMDGDEYARDVLIERNLRLVVYIARRFDQTNTNIEDLISIGSIGLIKAVETFNLDKGIKLATYASRCIENEILMHLRKTNRMKSEVSFDEPLNSDSDGNELLLSDILGTSEDLIIEDVEKKLERQHVFEAINLLGNREKYIMQCRFGLNGQEEMTQKEVADHLGISQSYISRLEKKIILDLKEVLNEPIA from the coding sequence ATGATATTAAATATGCTACGTCGATTTTATTATTGGATTCTCTCATTTAGAAGAAAAGGAGTCCATTATATTGGTGGAAGTGAATCATTACCAAAACCATTGACGAGAGATGAGGAACGAGAAATGCTACTAGCTTTTATGGATGGAGATGAGTACGCAAGAGATGTGTTAATCGAAAGAAATTTAAGACTTGTAGTATACATTGCTAGAAGATTCGATCAAACGAATACAAACATAGAAGATTTAATTAGTATTGGATCCATCGGACTTATAAAAGCGGTAGAAACGTTCAATTTAGATAAAGGCATTAAGTTAGCAACCTATGCTTCAAGATGTATTGAAAACGAAATTCTTATGCATTTGAGAAAAACGAACCGCATGAAATCAGAAGTTTCATTTGATGAGCCTTTAAATTCTGATTCAGATGGTAATGAATTACTGCTTTCCGATATTCTGGGTACAAGTGAAGATCTAATAATAGAGGATGTCGAAAAAAAGCTAGAACGTCAGCATGTTTTTGAAGCTATAAATTTATTGGGAAATAGAGAAAAATATATTATGCAATGTCGTTTTGGGCTTAACGGACAAGAGGAAATGACTCAAAAAGAGGTAGCTGATCATCTTGGAATTTCCCAATCTTATATCTCAAGATTAGAGAAAAAAATAATTTTAGATTTAAAAGAAGTACTGAATGAACCGATTGCCTAA
- a CDS encoding sigma-E processing peptidase SpoIIGA, which produces MYAEVMIATNTFFNYTVLAFANRIGWIENKKRYLLLSAFVAGLITVVFSNHFITLFLTFFLMIGIAFWKKRTQIVKAISLTLLASIFAGGLLTAIAPMYHNASNSFMIINYALIATGGLYLLTKHVLSLHISQSERELIYPSSIKLFNQTKELTLFIDSGNVCTEPLSNDPVHFIAAEALRPILPELLYDVINSWDSTHYKGLDMLPKEYASKVRLIPIATVQKEKSWVIGIKFDEWVVNDQPLPKGYIVLTRGKDKFPHEADGILHSSSYYHLKKRSAK; this is translated from the coding sequence ATGTACGCAGAAGTTATGATTGCAACAAACACCTTTTTCAACTATACCGTTTTAGCGTTTGCAAACAGAATTGGTTGGATTGAAAACAAAAAAAGATACCTGCTTCTGTCTGCATTTGTTGCGGGATTGATAACCGTCGTTTTTTCTAATCATTTCATTACGCTATTTTTGACTTTCTTTCTCATGATTGGAATAGCGTTTTGGAAAAAAAGGACACAAATCGTCAAAGCCATTTCATTAACATTACTAGCAAGCATCTTTGCTGGTGGACTACTTACAGCAATTGCCCCAATGTACCATAATGCGAGTAATTCATTCATGATTATCAATTATGCATTAATTGCTACTGGTGGTTTATACCTCCTCACGAAACACGTACTTAGTCTGCATATTTCACAATCGGAAAGAGAACTTATTTATCCTTCTAGCATTAAATTATTCAATCAAACAAAGGAACTTACACTATTTATTGATTCTGGGAACGTCTGTACAGAACCACTTTCTAATGATCCTGTACACTTTATAGCAGCAGAAGCTCTTCGTCCCATTCTTCCAGAACTTCTTTATGATGTGATAAATAGCTGGGATAGCACACATTATAAAGGTTTGGATATGCTTCCAAAAGAGTATGCGAGTAAGGTTCGTCTAATACCAATTGCAACCGTTCAAAAGGAAAAGTCATGGGTAATAGGCATTAAATTCGATGAATGGGTCGTAAATGATCAACCTTTACCAAAAGGTTACATCGTACTAACGAGAGGTAAGGACAAATTTCCACACGAGGCAGACGGTATCTTACATAGTTCCTCGTACTATCATTTGAAAAAAAGGAGTGCTAAATAA
- the ftsZ gene encoding cell division protein FtsZ, giving the protein MLEFETNEDQLAIIKVIGVGGGGNNAVNRMIEHGVQGVDFIAVNTDAQALNMSKAEVKLQIGGKLTRGLGAGANPEVGKKAAEESKELIEEALRGADMVFVTAGMGGGTGTGAAPVIAQIARDLGALTVGVVTRPFTFEGRKRSTQAVGGIGMMKEAVDTLIVIPNDRLLEIVDKNTPMLEAFREADNVLRQGVQGISDLIAVPGLINLDFADVKTIMSNKGAALMGIGISAGENRAAEAAKKAISSPLLETSIDGATGVLMNITGGSNLSLFEVQEAADIVASASDEEVNMIFGSVINDNLKDEIVVTVIATGFNEEVIMQKQPRGTGFGTARAQQAATTQRETRKEEPQSQPQPSYQQERPAPTHNHQDDALDIPTFLRNRNRRN; this is encoded by the coding sequence ATGTTAGAATTTGAAACAAACGAAGATCAATTAGCAATTATTAAAGTTATTGGAGTCGGTGGCGGCGGAAATAACGCAGTAAATCGTATGATTGAACATGGCGTCCAAGGGGTAGACTTTATCGCTGTAAATACAGATGCACAAGCCCTTAACATGTCAAAAGCTGAAGTAAAACTTCAAATTGGTGGTAAACTAACTCGCGGTTTAGGAGCAGGAGCTAACCCAGAGGTAGGTAAAAAAGCAGCTGAAGAAAGTAAAGAATTAATAGAAGAAGCACTAAGAGGTGCAGACATGGTTTTCGTAACCGCGGGAATGGGTGGCGGAACTGGTACAGGAGCAGCTCCTGTAATAGCTCAAATCGCTCGTGACTTAGGTGCTTTGACTGTCGGAGTAGTAACACGTCCATTTACTTTTGAAGGCCGCAAGCGCTCTACACAGGCTGTAGGCGGGATTGGCATGATGAAGGAAGCCGTTGATACACTAATTGTTATTCCTAATGATCGACTATTGGAGATTGTAGACAAAAATACTCCAATGCTAGAAGCATTTAGAGAAGCTGATAACGTTCTTCGTCAAGGTGTCCAAGGTATCTCTGATTTAATCGCAGTTCCTGGTCTTATTAACTTAGACTTTGCCGATGTTAAGACAATTATGTCTAACAAAGGAGCAGCACTAATGGGGATTGGTATTTCTGCAGGAGAAAATCGAGCAGCAGAAGCAGCTAAAAAGGCTATTTCTAGTCCGTTACTTGAAACTTCGATTGATGGAGCGACAGGTGTATTAATGAATATCACTGGCGGCTCAAATCTTTCCTTATTTGAAGTACAAGAAGCTGCAGACATCGTAGCATCTGCTTCAGATGAAGAAGTTAACATGATCTTTGGTTCGGTTATCAATGATAACTTGAAAGATGAGATTGTAGTAACAGTAATTGCAACCGGTTTTAATGAAGAAGTAATTATGCAAAAACAACCTAGAGGGACAGGCTTTGGAACTGCACGTGCACAGCAAGCAGCTACTACACAGCGTGAAACTAGAAAAGAAGAGCCACAGTCTCAACCGCAGCCTTCTTATCAGCAGGAACGTCCTGCTCCAACTCATAACCACCAAGATGATGCTTTAGATATACCAACATTTTTAAGAAATCGTAATCGCAGAAACTAA
- the ftsA gene encoding cell division protein FtsA, producing the protein MNQSEMYVSLDIGSSSIKVLIGEMSDDSLHVIGVGNVKSNGIRKGTIVDIDATVQSIKKAVGEAERMIGMSIHEIVLGIPANLANIQNVKGVVAVNREDREITDADLDRVLESAQVMSIPPERELINIAPKQFIVDHLEEIKDPRGMIGTRLELDGLMMTTSKTILHNVLRCVERAGLQIREIYLQPLAAGHFALTEDEKNHGTAYIDIGGGSTTIAIFREGHLVNTTVIPVGGDHITKDLSIVLKTPTEQAEMIKLKYGHAFYDDASDDELFEVPVIGADMKEQYSQRYIAEIIGVRLEELFELILEEFYRMGLQDLPGGVVITGGVAKLEGIGQLARHILQSRVRLYTPDYIGVREPQYTTAVGLIRYAYKEDLFYGKIGNSHALSQMAHNEVVASTKKQKQPQKNSNNENKESAMSKAKKLFDKFFE; encoded by the coding sequence GTGAATCAATCAGAAATGTACGTATCATTAGATATTGGGTCGTCTTCCATTAAAGTATTAATAGGTGAAATGAGTGATGACTCGCTGCATGTAATAGGAGTAGGAAATGTTAAATCAAACGGTATTAGAAAAGGCACCATTGTTGATATAGATGCAACTGTTCAATCGATTAAAAAAGCCGTTGGTGAGGCTGAAAGAATGATAGGAATGTCTATACATGAAATAGTGTTAGGTATACCCGCTAATTTAGCGAATATACAAAACGTTAAAGGCGTTGTCGCTGTCAATCGAGAGGACAGAGAAATAACAGACGCAGACTTGGACCGCGTATTAGAGTCTGCTCAAGTAATGTCTATTCCTCCTGAAAGAGAGCTAATTAACATTGCTCCCAAACAATTTATCGTGGATCATTTAGAAGAGATTAAAGATCCTCGCGGAATGATTGGAACTCGTCTAGAATTAGACGGTTTAATGATGACGACATCCAAAACGATTTTACATAACGTGTTACGATGTGTGGAAAGAGCAGGCCTTCAAATTAGAGAGATATACCTTCAACCATTGGCAGCAGGACATTTTGCCTTAACTGAGGATGAAAAAAATCATGGTACTGCCTATATTGATATTGGTGGAGGCTCTACAACCATTGCAATATTCAGAGAAGGTCATTTAGTCAATACTACTGTTATTCCTGTAGGTGGGGATCATATCACTAAAGATTTATCTATCGTTTTAAAAACCCCTACAGAACAAGCAGAAATGATAAAATTAAAATATGGACATGCCTTTTACGATGACGCGTCGGATGATGAGTTATTCGAAGTACCAGTAATTGGTGCTGATATGAAAGAGCAATATTCTCAACGATATATAGCAGAGATTATTGGAGTACGTCTAGAAGAACTATTTGAGTTAATTCTTGAGGAATTTTACCGTATGGGATTACAAGATCTCCCAGGTGGAGTAGTAATCACAGGTGGAGTTGCTAAACTTGAGGGTATCGGACAATTGGCGAGACACATATTACAATCGCGTGTTCGACTGTACACACCAGATTATATCGGCGTTAGAGAACCACAATATACAACAGCTGTTGGCCTTATAAGATATGCCTATAAAGAAGATCTTTTCTATGGTAAAATTGGCAATAGCCATGCATTATCTCAAATGGCACACAATGAAGTAGTAGCAAGCACTAAAAAACAAAAACAACCACAAAAAAATTCAAACAATGAAAACAAAGAGAGTGCAATGAGTAAGGCGAAGAAACTTTTTGACAAGTTCTTTGAATGA